From the genome of Candidatus Cloacimonas sp., one region includes:
- a CDS encoding isoprenyl transferase, producing MANQDYKQLLNELDLDKLPKHIGFIMDGNGRWAKKRNRPHLYGHRAGVKSLRQVVELGVELKLQYLTFYAFSTENWNRPESEVKGLLRLLKEQLKKEIPELMEQNIYAQFIGTNSGLDKNYWNDVCSLVAQTHNNTGMIVNFAFNYGGRLEIIEGFKKFMTVHPDEWNKLTPEDFGNYLWTAGQPDPDLIIRTSGEKRLSNFLLWQSAYAEIYITDTLWPDFDKVELIKALKDYASRERRFGGR from the coding sequence ATGGCTAATCAGGACTACAAACAATTGCTTAACGAACTTGATCTTGACAAGTTGCCTAAGCATATCGGTTTTATTATGGATGGAAACGGTCGTTGGGCAAAAAAAAGAAACAGACCTCATCTTTATGGCCATAGAGCAGGTGTGAAATCATTGCGTCAAGTGGTAGAATTGGGAGTGGAACTGAAACTACAATATTTAACCTTCTATGCTTTTTCTACGGAAAACTGGAACCGTCCGGAAAGTGAAGTGAAAGGTTTGTTAAGATTGCTGAAAGAGCAGCTGAAAAAAGAAATTCCGGAACTGATGGAACAAAACATTTATGCACAGTTTATAGGCACAAATAGCGGTCTGGATAAAAATTACTGGAATGATGTTTGTTCCTTGGTGGCACAAACTCATAATAATACAGGAATGATAGTAAATTTTGCTTTCAACTATGGAGGACGCCTGGAAATAATTGAGGGTTTTAAAAAGTTTATGACTGTGCACCCTGATGAATGGAATAAACTAACTCCCGAGGATTTTGGCAATTATCTTTGGACTGCTGGTCAGCCCGATCCCGATTTGATAATTAGAACCAGTGGCGAAAAACGGCTTTCCAATTTTCTATTGTGGCAATCAGCGTATGCTGAAATTTATATTACTGATACTCTTTGGCCTGATTTTGATAAAGTGGAACTGATTAAGGCGCTTAAAGATTATGCCTCTCGCGAACGCAGATTTGGAGGAAGATAA
- a CDS encoding phosphatidate cytidylyltransferase, whose product MNELVKRVLVAVILIPIVLIILYYRGLPLVIALSVVVFLGGLEYIRMMRKAGIKISYFWMLVYCVFYYALVYIKDMDLSLLWIALLLMILEAMFKWQTNLSIPLLFATLFGFIYIAMFPALLARISIFYTEYNFLLALILLIWFVDSVAYFIGMKYGKHRNITEISPHKSMEGFIAGILAPWLILIILYICKVRILPFAYLALLSVAAGIFGQIGDLMESMLKRYCKVKNSSNLLPGHGGILDRCDSFLFAGSFLYCALEILTKVR is encoded by the coding sequence ATGAACGAACTGGTTAAGAGAGTGCTGGTTGCAGTGATATTGATTCCCATAGTTCTTATTATTCTTTACTATCGGGGCTTGCCATTAGTTATTGCATTATCGGTAGTAGTTTTTTTAGGCGGACTGGAATATATTAGGATGATGCGCAAAGCAGGAATTAAAATAAGCTATTTCTGGATGCTTGTTTACTGCGTATTCTATTATGCTTTGGTTTATATTAAAGATATGGATTTATCGCTTCTCTGGATTGCCTTATTGCTGATGATTTTGGAAGCGATGTTTAAATGGCAAACTAACTTATCTATTCCACTACTTTTTGCCACTCTTTTCGGATTTATATATATTGCTATGTTTCCTGCTTTATTGGCTCGGATAAGTATTTTTTATACTGAATATAATTTTTTACTTGCCTTAATTCTTTTAATTTGGTTTGTGGATTCTGTGGCTTATTTTATTGGTATGAAATATGGAAAACATAGAAATATAACCGAAATAAGCCCCCATAAATCAATGGAAGGTTTTATCGCAGGAATACTTGCGCCGTGGTTGATTTTGATTATATTATATATTTGCAAGGTAAGGATTCTTCCTTTTGCTTATCTGGCATTGCTTTCAGTGGCAGCAGGCATATTTGGTCAGATAGGTGATTTGATGGAGTCAATGCTGAAACGATATTGTAAAGTGAAGAACAGTTCTAATTTGCTTCCAGGACATGGAGGTATCTTAGATCGATGTGACAGTTTTCTGTTCGCAGGTTCTTTTTTATATTGTGCTTTGGAAATTTTAACTAAAGTGAGGTAA